In the genome of Bradyrhizobium arachidis, one region contains:
- a CDS encoding SDR family oxidoreductase: MKMTGNTILITGGTSGIGRALAEAFHDRGNRVIVTGRRQALLDQIAAERPGLIGLPLDLDDATELPRLSADLCARFPELNVLIANAGISRPEDMTADGWDASDAEAIVATNIVGVLRVTAAFLPLLKTQRNATIIATSSNLAFVPRADFPTYCASKAFLHSWLQSLRHQLRRIPVEVLELAPPYVQTELTGTQQASDARAMPLAAYIAEVMQLLELRVHPRDEVLVERDRARRWAERDGRYEATFAAMNPS, encoded by the coding sequence ATGAAGATGACCGGCAACACGATCCTCATCACCGGCGGCACCAGCGGCATCGGCCGCGCGCTGGCCGAAGCTTTCCACGACCGCGGCAATCGCGTCATCGTCACCGGCAGGCGGCAGGCCCTGCTCGATCAGATCGCGGCTGAACGCCCCGGCCTGATCGGCCTGCCGCTCGACCTCGATGATGCCACGGAGCTACCGCGCCTGTCGGCTGATCTGTGCGCGCGCTTCCCCGAGCTCAACGTGCTGATCGCCAATGCCGGCATCTCGCGGCCGGAGGACATGACGGCGGACGGCTGGGATGCTTCCGATGCAGAAGCCATCGTCGCGACCAACATTGTCGGCGTGCTGCGCGTCACGGCGGCATTTCTGCCGCTCCTGAAGACGCAGCGGAACGCCACGATCATCGCGACCAGCTCGAACCTTGCCTTCGTGCCCCGCGCCGACTTCCCGACCTACTGCGCCAGCAAGGCGTTCCTGCACTCCTGGCTGCAATCATTGCGGCACCAGCTCCGCAGGATTCCGGTCGAGGTGCTGGAGCTCGCGCCGCCCTATGTGCAGACCGAGCTCACCGGCACGCAGCAGGCCAGCGACGCGCGCGCCATGCCGCTTGCCGCCTACATCGCGGAAGTGATGCAACTGCTGGAGCTGCGGGTTCACCCTCGCGACGAGGTGCTGGTCGAGCGCGACCGCGCCCGCCGCTGGGCCGAGCGCGACGGCCGCTACGAGGCGACCTTCGCAGCCATGAATCCGAGCTGA
- a CDS encoding S41 family peptidase, with product MRKSLLFPLGALTGACLTLLVASPHGGVWAARAAASADDAYNQLNLFGEVFERVKASYVEKPDNAKLIEGAITGMVTSLDPHSRYMNDKAWTEMQETTSGEFGGLGIEVTMEEGLVKVVSPIDDTPASKAGIMSGDLIAKIDGEAVQGMTLEQAVNKMKGPVDTKTKLTIVRKGADAPLDVAITREIIHVRPVRFHVENGDIGYIRVTSFNEQTTDGLKKAIAAISKQVPQEKLVGYVMDLRNNPGGLLDQAVSVSSAFLQRGEVVSTRGRNPEETQRFTAHGGDLTKGKPLVILVNGGSASASEIVAGALHDHKRATIIGTRSFGKGSVQTIIPLGTGNGALALTTARYYTPSGRSIQAQGIAPDIEILQDVPAELKGRMDTMAESQMRGHLSAADGTEQTGSQSYVPPKEEDDKALHAAYDFLHGQTANAVAAKPAPKAAVPN from the coding sequence ATGCGGAAATCCCTGCTGTTCCCCCTGGGCGCGCTCACCGGAGCGTGTCTGACCCTTCTGGTAGCGAGCCCCCATGGCGGCGTATGGGCGGCACGGGCGGCAGCGAGCGCGGATGATGCGTATAACCAGCTCAACCTGTTCGGCGAGGTCTTCGAGCGCGTGAAGGCGAGCTATGTCGAGAAGCCCGACAATGCCAAGCTGATCGAAGGTGCGATCACGGGCATGGTGACATCGCTCGATCCGCATTCGCGCTACATGAACGACAAGGCCTGGACCGAGATGCAGGAGACCACCTCCGGCGAGTTCGGCGGCCTCGGCATCGAGGTCACGATGGAGGAGGGCCTGGTCAAGGTCGTCTCGCCGATCGACGACACGCCGGCATCCAAGGCCGGCATAATGTCCGGCGACCTCATCGCCAAGATCGACGGCGAGGCCGTGCAGGGCATGACGCTCGAGCAGGCCGTCAACAAGATGAAGGGGCCGGTCGACACCAAGACCAAGCTCACGATCGTGCGCAAGGGCGCGGATGCGCCGCTCGATGTCGCGATCACGCGCGAGATCATCCACGTGCGCCCGGTGCGATTCCATGTCGAGAATGGCGACATCGGCTATATCCGCGTCACTTCGTTCAACGAGCAGACCACCGACGGGCTGAAGAAGGCGATCGCCGCGATCTCCAAGCAGGTCCCGCAGGAGAAGCTCGTCGGCTATGTGATGGACCTGCGCAACAACCCGGGCGGCCTGCTCGACCAGGCCGTGTCGGTATCGAGCGCCTTCCTGCAGCGTGGCGAGGTCGTCTCGACCCGCGGCCGCAATCCGGAAGAGACTCAGCGCTTCACCGCGCATGGCGGCGACCTCACCAAGGGCAAGCCGCTCGTGATCCTGGTCAATGGCGGTTCGGCTTCGGCCTCGGAGATCGTGGCCGGTGCGCTGCATGATCACAAGCGCGCGACGATCATCGGCACGCGCTCGTTCGGCAAGGGCTCGGTGCAGACCATCATCCCGCTCGGCACCGGCAACGGCGCGCTGGCGCTGACCACCGCGCGCTACTACACGCCGTCGGGCCGCTCGATCCAGGCCCAGGGCATCGCGCCCGACATCGAGATCCTCCAGGACGTGCCGGCGGAGCTGAAGGGCCGGATGGACACCATGGCGGAGTCGCAGATGCGCGGCCACCTCTCGGCTGCCGACGGCACGGAGCAGACCGGATCGCAGTCCTACGTTCCTCCGAAGGAGGAGGACGACAAGGCGCTGCACGCGGCTTACGATTTCCTCCACGGCCAGACCGCGAATGCGGTCGCCGCCAAGCCCGCGCCGAAGGCTGCGGTGCCGAACTAA
- a CDS encoding alpha-hydroxy acid oxidase, translated as MNEAPRIRPERNVELGASNEPFQNLHEFVRKARANLNQNAWDYIVGAAETETTMRRNRMALDEIAFRPRVLRDVRKVDGSVEQFGRRMRLPVVLAPVGALEIFDPDGAASVARAAGTFGAAHMLSSVSEPGLEKTAEAAPDALRLYQLYVRGDDAFVADVVARSEKNAYAAFCLTVDTAHYSRRERDIAKRYVRESRLRATGGDYQKGLEWRTVKMIKDKFKIPLILKGIATAEDALIALDHGVEWIYVSNHGGRQLDHGRGAMHVLPEIVEAVKGRAKIMVDGGFCRGTDIVKAVAAGADLVGIGRLQCWALAAAGEAGVTRMLELLEDEVLRCLGLLGATSFAEVSKSCLHPATATNAPGVFSGFPLFDHDPYRY; from the coding sequence ATGAACGAAGCACCCCGCATCCGGCCGGAACGGAACGTCGAGCTCGGCGCCAGCAACGAGCCGTTCCAAAATCTGCACGAATTCGTCCGGAAGGCGCGTGCCAACCTCAACCAGAATGCCTGGGACTACATCGTCGGCGCCGCCGAGACAGAGACCACGATGCGCCGCAACCGCATGGCGCTGGACGAGATCGCCTTCCGCCCGCGCGTGCTGCGTGACGTCCGCAAGGTCGACGGCTCGGTCGAGCAGTTTGGCCGCAGGATGCGCCTGCCGGTGGTGCTGGCCCCGGTCGGCGCGCTCGAGATTTTTGACCCCGATGGCGCCGCGAGCGTCGCGCGCGCGGCCGGCACCTTCGGTGCGGCGCATATGCTGAGCTCGGTGTCGGAGCCTGGTCTGGAGAAGACCGCCGAGGCTGCCCCCGATGCGCTGCGCCTCTACCAGCTCTATGTCCGCGGTGACGATGCCTTCGTCGCCGATGTCGTCGCCAGGAGCGAGAAGAACGCCTACGCCGCGTTCTGCCTGACCGTGGACACCGCCCATTACAGCCGTCGCGAACGTGACATCGCCAAGCGCTATGTTCGCGAGAGCCGCCTGCGCGCCACCGGGGGCGACTACCAGAAGGGCCTGGAGTGGCGGACCGTGAAGATGATCAAGGACAAGTTCAAGATACCCCTGATCCTCAAGGGCATCGCCACCGCCGAGGATGCGCTGATCGCGCTCGACCATGGCGTCGAGTGGATCTACGTCTCCAACCATGGCGGGCGCCAGCTCGATCACGGCCGTGGCGCCATGCATGTGCTCCCTGAGATCGTCGAGGCCGTGAAGGGCCGCGCCAAGATCATGGTCGACGGCGGCTTCTGCCGCGGCACCGACATCGTCAAGGCGGTAGCGGCGGGCGCCGATCTCGTCGGTATCGGCCGGCTGCAATGCTGGGCGCTGGCGGCGGCGGGCGAAGCCGGCGTCACGCGGATGCTGGAACTGCTGGAGGACGAGGTGCTGCGCTGCCTCGGCCTGTTGGGCGCCACATCCTTCGCCGAGGTCAGCAAGTCCTGCCTGCATCCGGCGACCGCGACCAATGCGCCGGGCGTGTTCAGCGGGTTCCCGCTGTTCGATCACGACCCCTACCGGTACTGA
- a CDS encoding HAD family hydrolase: MQVTSLSPGSADALLFDLGRVVLDIDFSKAIDCWAGHAGCKPEAIVARYVRDEAYRLHEVGKISDEDYFASLRTSLGIGISDAQFLEGWNAIFAGEMPDIAELLPRAARQMPLYAFSNTNRPHVDYFSKEYADLLGHFREVYLSSSIGLRKPDAEAFDHVVAAIGVPANRIVFFDDLAENIEGARARGLTAVHVTSPTDVGNALKALGV; the protein is encoded by the coding sequence ATGCAGGTGACCTCGCTCTCTCCCGGCAGCGCCGATGCGCTTCTGTTCGATCTCGGGCGCGTGGTGCTCGACATCGATTTCTCCAAGGCGATCGACTGCTGGGCGGGACATGCCGGCTGCAAGCCCGAAGCCATCGTCGCGCGCTATGTGCGCGACGAGGCCTACCGGCTGCACGAGGTCGGCAAGATCAGCGACGAGGACTATTTCGCCTCGCTGCGCACCTCACTCGGGATCGGCATTTCCGACGCGCAGTTCCTGGAGGGCTGGAACGCGATCTTCGCCGGCGAGATGCCGGACATTGCCGAGCTGTTGCCGCGCGCGGCGCGGCAAATGCCGCTCTACGCCTTCTCCAACACCAACCGGCCGCACGTGGACTATTTCTCGAAGGAATATGCCGACCTGCTCGGCCATTTCCGCGAGGTCTACCTGTCCTCCAGCATCGGCCTGCGCAAGCCGGACGCGGAGGCTTTCGACCATGTCGTGGCCGCCATCGGCGTGCCGGCCAACCGGATCGTATTCTTCGACGATCTTGCCGAGAACATCGAGGGAGCCCGCGCCCGCGGCTTGACCGCGGTGCATGTGACCTCGCCCACCGATGTCGGGAACGCCTTGAAGGCACTCGGGGTTTGA
- a CDS encoding molybdopterin molybdotransferase MoeA, giving the protein MALMPVSDALAAVLAGAEPLPEEMLALDQAFQRVLAHDVAARRTQPPQAMSAMDGYAVRAADAAKIDSQLTVIGEVAAGRPFAGSVGAGEAVRIFTGGVVPDGADAIVIQEDTVADGRRITIKEAAVTGRHIRPAGVDFSEGDVLLRKGIRLTERDLALAAGMNHPFLPVHRRPKVAILATGDELVMPGTTPGPGQIVYSNGYALHALARSEGADTVDLGVAADTLDATTAGIRRARASGADILITTGGASVGDHDLVQQALKAEGTAMTFWKIAMRPGKPMMHGRLAAMRVIGLPGNPVSSYVCAFLFMVPLIRALSGRSVIHHRRERAVLGRDVGANDQREDYLRARLETRDDGTLIALPVNHQDSSLLANLAAAQALLVRAPFAPKAEAGTPCEVLRLPV; this is encoded by the coding sequence GTGGCCCTGATGCCGGTTTCTGACGCGCTTGCCGCGGTGCTTGCCGGCGCAGAGCCGCTGCCTGAAGAAATGCTCGCCCTCGACCAGGCCTTCCAGCGCGTGCTTGCCCACGACGTCGCGGCGCGGCGCACCCAGCCGCCGCAGGCGATGTCGGCGATGGATGGCTATGCGGTGCGTGCGGCCGACGCCGCCAAGATCGATTCCCAGCTTACCGTGATCGGCGAGGTCGCGGCGGGGCGGCCGTTTGCAGGATCGGTCGGCGCCGGCGAAGCCGTGCGGATCTTCACCGGCGGCGTCGTTCCCGACGGCGCAGACGCGATCGTGATCCAGGAGGACACGGTTGCGGACGGCAGGCGCATCACGATCAAGGAAGCGGCCGTGACGGGACGACACATCCGCCCCGCCGGCGTCGATTTCAGCGAGGGCGACGTGCTGCTGCGCAAGGGCATCCGGCTGACGGAGCGCGACCTCGCGCTCGCCGCCGGCATGAATCACCCGTTTCTACCCGTCCACCGCCGCCCGAAGGTCGCGATTCTCGCCACCGGCGACGAGCTGGTGATGCCGGGCACCACGCCTGGCCCCGGCCAGATCGTCTATTCCAACGGCTATGCCCTGCACGCGCTCGCCCGCAGCGAGGGCGCCGATACCGTCGATCTCGGTGTTGCCGCCGATACCCTGGACGCCACCACCGCGGGCATACGCCGCGCCCGCGCGAGCGGCGCCGACATCCTGATCACCACCGGCGGCGCCTCGGTCGGCGACCACGATCTGGTCCAGCAGGCGCTGAAGGCCGAGGGCACCGCGATGACGTTCTGGAAGATCGCGATGCGGCCCGGCAAGCCGATGATGCATGGAAGGTTGGCGGCGATGCGCGTGATCGGCCTGCCCGGCAATCCCGTGTCATCCTATGTGTGCGCCTTCCTGTTCATGGTGCCGCTGATTCGGGCGCTGTCGGGCCGCTCCGTGATTCACCATCGCCGCGAGCGCGCGGTGCTGGGCCGCGACGTCGGCGCCAACGACCAGCGCGAAGATTATCTGCGCGCACGCCTGGAGACGCGCGACGACGGCACGCTGATCGCCCTTCCCGTCAATCACCAGGATTCCTCGCTGCTTGCGAATCTCGCTGCGGCACAGGCACTTCTCGTGCGCGCGCCGTTCGCGCCGAAGGCCGAAGCCGGCACACCTTGCGAGGTGCTGCGCCTGCCGGTCTGA
- the lexA gene encoding transcriptional repressor LexA, with protein sequence MLTRKQYELLRFISERLKESGVPPSFDEMKDALDLRSKSGIHRLITALEERGFIRRLPNRARAIEVIKLPELQAAAGNRRGFTPSVIEGNLGKVRTTSSPPADEGERPVAVPVMGRIAAGTPIEALQTRSHTISVPPDMLGSGEHYALEVRGDSMVEAGILDGDMALIQRNESADTGDIVVALIDDEEATLKRFRRRGASIALEPANAAYEVRILPPNRVKIQGKLIGLYRKY encoded by the coding sequence ATGTTAACGCGCAAACAGTACGAGCTCCTGCGGTTCATCAGCGAGCGACTGAAGGAAAGCGGCGTACCGCCCTCCTTCGACGAGATGAAGGACGCGCTCGATCTGCGCTCGAAATCAGGCATCCATCGCCTGATCACCGCGCTCGAGGAGCGCGGCTTCATCCGCCGCCTGCCCAACCGCGCCCGCGCCATCGAGGTGATCAAGCTGCCCGAGCTGCAGGCGGCCGCCGGCAATCGCCGCGGCTTCACGCCGAGCGTCATCGAGGGCAATCTCGGCAAGGTCCGCACGACCTCCAGCCCGCCTGCGGACGAGGGCGAGCGTCCCGTCGCGGTGCCGGTGATGGGCCGGATCGCGGCCGGCACGCCGATCGAGGCGTTGCAGACCCGCAGCCACACCATCAGCGTCCCGCCCGATATGCTCGGCTCGGGCGAGCACTACGCGCTCGAAGTGCGCGGCGATTCCATGGTGGAAGCCGGCATCCTCGACGGCGACATGGCGCTGATCCAGCGCAACGAGAGCGCCGACACCGGCGACATCGTGGTGGCGCTGATCGACGACGAGGAAGCGACCTTGAAACGCTTCCGCCGCCGCGGCGCCTCGATCGCGCTCGAGCCCGCCAATGCGGCCTATGAGGTGCGCATCCTGCCGCCGAACCGGGTCAAGATTCAGGGCAAGCTGATCGGGCTTTATCGGAAGTACTGA
- a CDS encoding GAF domain-containing protein, with protein MKTFIRVVELWVPDRTRMRLEFGGGLYGEGLSAFRAVSEDLHFGYDEGLPGKAWASGHPVILTKFANSYFKRTDQALAAGLTCGVAVPVFAGEFLQAVMVLFCGDDEAHVGAIELWHNDADTSHEMRLVDGYYGTADMFEFNSRHTRFPRGFGLPGRTWKAGLPLIIKDLHNAKSFLRWEDAAEVGINLGVGIPYRAGTEKTWVLTFLSAQATPIARRFEIWVPNEIRSALVFHAGDCGAQTDLSALYANKSIARSEGSIGGAWATGMPALNDDLAHDGSISGSEAQTAGLSRMVALPVIGGAGLDAVLAWYL; from the coding sequence ATGAAAACCTTCATTCGTGTCGTTGAACTCTGGGTGCCCGACAGGACGCGCATGCGTCTGGAATTCGGCGGCGGCCTCTACGGCGAAGGGCTGTCCGCGTTCAGGGCTGTGAGCGAAGATCTGCACTTCGGATATGACGAGGGGCTCCCCGGCAAGGCCTGGGCGTCCGGCCACCCGGTGATCCTCACCAAATTCGCCAACTCCTATTTCAAACGGACCGACCAAGCCCTTGCAGCCGGTCTCACCTGCGGCGTCGCGGTGCCGGTCTTTGCAGGCGAATTCCTGCAAGCGGTGATGGTGCTGTTCTGCGGCGACGACGAGGCGCATGTCGGCGCCATCGAGCTCTGGCACAACGACGCCGATACGTCCCACGAGATGAGGCTCGTCGACGGCTACTATGGCACCGCCGACATGTTCGAGTTCAACTCCCGCCACACCAGGTTTCCGCGCGGCTTCGGCCTGCCCGGACGCACCTGGAAAGCGGGCCTGCCGCTGATCATCAAGGACCTGCACAACGCCAAGAGCTTTCTGCGCTGGGAGGACGCGGCCGAAGTCGGGATCAACCTCGGCGTCGGCATCCCCTACCGAGCCGGCACTGAGAAGACCTGGGTTCTGACATTCCTCTCCGCGCAGGCAACGCCGATTGCGCGGCGCTTCGAGATCTGGGTGCCGAACGAGATTCGTTCGGCGCTGGTCTTCCACGCCGGCGATTGTGGCGCGCAGACCGACCTCTCCGCGCTCTATGCGAACAAATCCATCGCCAGGAGCGAGGGCAGCATCGGCGGCGCCTGGGCCACCGGCATGCCCGCGCTCAATGACGATCTCGCGCATGACGGCTCGATCTCCGGCTCCGAGGCCCAAACAGCCGGACTGAGCCGGATGGTGGCGCTACCGGTGATCGGAGGTGCGGGACTCGACGCCGTGCTGGCCTGGTACTTGTAG
- a CDS encoding ComEC/Rec2 family competence protein, with the protein MAEPGRPQRVSQGIAGTWPTGRTASAGGFAPAGSGLWPAIVETLREWARAEAGAGRLLPWVPVAFGGGIALYFAADHEPVLWVVAATAVALICGAVLLRRSRWFAPALLIATVAAGLAVATWKTARIAHTVLAKPLYSVSLSGFVETRDIRERTDRFVLRVTAMEAQRSDVKLERVRLSVRKGTAPEVGSFVQLKARLLPPISPVRPGSYDFSRDLFFQGIGASGFVMGAITASVPPDTGGLRLRYAAFMQGLRDAIDARIRATLEGDNRAIATALLTGRRDAISTPVNDAMFISGLGHVLSISGYHMAVVAGVVFFAVRALLALIPRLAAGFAIKKWSAAAALVAAAFYLLLSGAEVATQRSFFMTAVVLIAVMVDRRAITFRTLAVAALIVLAVAPEALVHPSFQMSFAATLGLVALVQIGMPNLFASPDHSTTARIALWGGREIAMLFLASLIAGLATTPYAAFHFHRVTPFGVLANLGAMPVVSALVMPAGLLSLLAAPFGLDGVFWWLMGIGIDWMIAVSRWVAGLPGAVGRIPAFGIGPLIAASLGVIVMGLLRTPLRWSGAVVLLAAILWGLAARQPDILIAGDGQSVAVRGRDGRLHLIRASKDGFLLKEWLAADADAREAGSAALADGGSCDEAGCVTPLADGRLVALSLRIDALADDCSRAALVVTARPAPPDCAAMVVDRQRLAAQGALALTHRGDGFAVQAVKARGTDRPWSPAIASEADFGTSLAPQAATLRNRDATPSEADLQADD; encoded by the coding sequence ATGGCGGAGCCGGGCCGGCCGCAGCGTGTCTCGCAAGGGATCGCGGGAACTTGGCCGACGGGCCGAACCGCCTCGGCGGGCGGCTTTGCGCCGGCGGGCTCCGGCCTTTGGCCCGCGATCGTCGAGACGCTGCGCGAATGGGCGCGCGCGGAGGCCGGCGCCGGGCGGCTGTTGCCGTGGGTGCCTGTCGCGTTCGGCGGCGGCATCGCGCTGTACTTCGCGGCCGATCATGAGCCGGTGCTGTGGGTCGTTGCCGCCACCGCGGTCGCGCTCATCTGTGGTGCGGTCCTGTTGCGGCGGAGCCGGTGGTTTGCGCCTGCGCTCCTGATCGCGACGGTCGCGGCCGGCCTGGCCGTGGCGACCTGGAAGACGGCGCGTATCGCGCACACGGTGCTGGCAAAGCCGCTCTATTCGGTCTCGCTGTCGGGCTTCGTCGAGACCCGCGACATCCGCGAGCGCACCGACCGTTTTGTCCTTCGTGTTACCGCGATGGAGGCGCAGCGCAGTGATGTAAAACTCGAGCGCGTGCGCTTGTCGGTGCGCAAGGGGACCGCGCCCGAGGTCGGCAGCTTCGTGCAGCTGAAGGCGCGGTTGTTGCCGCCGATCTCGCCGGTGCGACCCGGCAGCTACGATTTCTCGCGCGACCTGTTCTTCCAGGGCATCGGCGCCTCCGGCTTCGTGATGGGCGCGATCACGGCGTCCGTGCCACCGGATACCGGTGGCCTGCGGCTGCGCTATGCCGCGTTCATGCAGGGCCTGCGCGATGCGATCGACGCGCGCATCCGCGCGACGCTCGAGGGCGACAATCGCGCCATCGCGACGGCGCTGCTGACCGGTCGGCGCGATGCGATCTCGACGCCCGTCAATGACGCCATGTTCATCTCGGGGCTGGGGCATGTGCTGTCGATCTCCGGCTACCACATGGCGGTCGTCGCCGGCGTCGTGTTCTTCGCCGTGCGCGCGCTGCTGGCCTTGATTCCGCGGCTTGCGGCCGGCTTCGCCATCAAGAAATGGTCGGCGGCCGCGGCACTGGTCGCGGCGGCGTTCTATCTGCTGCTGTCGGGCGCGGAAGTCGCGACGCAAAGATCGTTCTTCATGACGGCGGTGGTGCTGATCGCAGTGATGGTCGACCGCCGGGCCATCACGTTCCGCACGCTGGCCGTGGCAGCGCTGATCGTGCTCGCGGTCGCGCCGGAAGCACTTGTGCATCCGAGTTTTCAAATGTCCTTCGCCGCGACGCTGGGACTTGTTGCGCTGGTGCAGATCGGCATGCCCAATTTGTTTGCCTCGCCCGATCATTCCACGACCGCGCGGATCGCGCTGTGGGGCGGGCGCGAGATCGCGATGCTGTTCCTGGCCTCGCTGATCGCGGGGCTTGCGACCACGCCCTACGCCGCCTTCCACTTCCACCGCGTCACGCCGTTCGGCGTGCTCGCCAATCTCGGCGCCATGCCGGTGGTCTCGGCGCTGGTCATGCCGGCCGGGCTATTGAGCCTGCTTGCGGCACCGTTCGGGCTCGACGGCGTGTTCTGGTGGCTGATGGGGATCGGCATCGACTGGATGATCGCAGTCTCGCGCTGGGTGGCGGGCTTGCCAGGCGCGGTCGGCCGCATCCCGGCCTTCGGCATAGGCCCGCTGATCGCGGCGAGCCTCGGGGTCATCGTGATGGGTTTGTTGCGCACGCCGCTGCGCTGGTCCGGCGCCGTGGTGCTGCTGGCGGCGATCCTCTGGGGCCTCGCGGCGCGCCAGCCCGACATTCTGATTGCCGGGGACGGCCAGAGCGTCGCGGTGCGGGGCAGGGACGGGCGCCTGCATCTGATCAGGGCCAGCAAGGACGGTTTTCTGCTCAAGGAGTGGCTCGCCGCCGACGCCGATGCGCGCGAGGCCGGCAGTGCCGCATTGGCTGACGGCGGGTCATGCGACGAGGCCGGCTGCGTCACGCCGCTCGCCGACGGGCGGCTGGTGGCGCTGTCCCTTCGGATCGACGCGCTGGCGGATGATTGCAGTCGCGCTGCACTGGTGGTGACGGCAAGGCCCGCGCCGCCGGATTGCGCGGCGATGGTGGTCGACCGGCAGCGTCTTGCCGCACAAGGAGCGCTCGCCCTGACACATCGCGGCGACGGCTTCGCGGTCCAGGCAGTGAAGGCGAGGGGCACGGACCGTCCATGGTCGCCGGCGATCGCGAGCGAGGCTGATTTCGGGACGAGCCTTGCGCCGCAGGCGGCGACGCTCCGCAACCGGGACGCAACGCCGTCCGAGGCCGACTTGCAGGCCGATGACTGA
- a CDS encoding DUF2171 domain-containing protein produces MQNIAEHMEVIGADGVHIGTVDRVEGNRIKLTKKDSGEGSHKGHHHFIDKGLVADVEGNKVRLSAKADVAVTMEEEK; encoded by the coding sequence ATGCAGAACATCGCAGAGCATATGGAAGTCATCGGCGCCGACGGCGTCCACATCGGCACCGTCGACCGGGTCGAGGGCAATCGCATCAAGCTGACCAAGAAGGACAGCGGCGAGGGCAGCCACAAGGGGCACCATCACTTCATCGACAAGGGCCTCGTTGCCGACGTCGAAGGCAACAAGGTGCGCCTGTCGGCGAAAGCGGATGTCGCTGTGACGATGGAAGAGGAAAAGTAG
- a CDS encoding nuclear transport factor 2 family protein, with translation MSSEADAIVSAIIAKWCAGFATLDAGALSSLYAKNAFFFGSNPKLYQGRDGVADYFNGLPRWRKPSAAFSEVNAAQAGPDLINMAATITFDLAGERDDLIVKMSWVIMREDGDWKIVNHHASSQLPLI, from the coding sequence ATGAGTAGTGAAGCCGACGCCATCGTTTCCGCCATCATCGCGAAATGGTGCGCCGGCTTCGCAACGCTCGACGCCGGCGCGCTGTCGTCGCTCTATGCGAAGAATGCCTTCTTCTTCGGCTCGAATCCAAAGCTCTATCAGGGCAGGGACGGCGTTGCCGATTACTTCAACGGCCTGCCGCGCTGGCGCAAGCCATCTGCGGCCTTTTCCGAGGTGAACGCGGCGCAGGCCGGCCCTGACCTGATCAACATGGCAGCCACCATCACGTTCGACCTCGCAGGCGAGCGGGACGATCTCATCGTCAAGATGAGCTGGGTCATCATGCGCGAGGACGGCGACTGGAAGATCGTCAATCACCACGCCTCGTCGCAGCTGCCGCTGATCTAG